In one window of Nocardiopsis aegyptia DNA:
- a CDS encoding MDR family MFS transporter — MVGLVLAMLTSMLTNSIIGTALPTIMGELGGQDRLAWVATAALLTMTASTPVWGKLSDIWGRKLLFQIALGVFIVASLAAGFAQDVNTLIAARALQGLGVGGLATLPMIILGDVVSPRERGRYGGLIGMVFGVSTVLGPLVGGFLVDSPLGWRWCFLITVPLAVVAFAVIQIMLNVPFVPRRGVPVDWLGAGLIFSAASSMIVLLSLGGTQFDWNSVPSYALGAGALVLTVAAVAVERRAAEPIIPTRLFRDRTFVLASVGSIAVGVMMFGLIIYMPQYLQMVHAMSPTVSGMMTLPLVGSFLVTSIGSGFAVSGSGRWRIYPVAGMALCVAGFATLSVAHLDPGLTTVVAGQALVGLGFGLCMQILLLATQSALPSADLASGTGAITFFRNLGGATGVAAFGAVMVSRLNSELAAAAAAARDRVAAGNADGSGGDAGAQALSTGLAEAAESATGSPELVHSLPGPVRDVIVGAFDHAMQGVFVTGIPVAVLGLVAVAFMKGTPLRGGRAEPAAGAANAAGADEAAQR; from the coding sequence ATGGTCGGCCTGGTGCTGGCCATGCTCACGTCGATGCTGACCAACTCGATCATCGGCACCGCCCTGCCGACGATCATGGGCGAGCTGGGCGGCCAGGACCGCCTGGCCTGGGTCGCCACCGCGGCCCTGCTCACCATGACCGCGTCGACACCGGTGTGGGGCAAGCTCTCCGACATCTGGGGGCGCAAGCTCCTCTTCCAGATCGCCCTCGGCGTCTTCATCGTGGCCTCGCTCGCCGCGGGCTTCGCACAGGACGTCAACACCCTCATCGCCGCGCGCGCCCTCCAGGGGCTGGGCGTGGGCGGCCTGGCCACACTCCCGATGATCATCCTCGGCGACGTCGTGTCCCCGCGGGAGCGCGGCCGCTACGGCGGGCTCATCGGCATGGTCTTCGGCGTGTCCACGGTCCTGGGCCCGCTGGTCGGCGGCTTCCTCGTGGACAGCCCGCTCGGCTGGCGCTGGTGCTTCCTCATCACGGTGCCGCTGGCGGTCGTGGCCTTCGCCGTCATCCAGATCATGCTCAACGTGCCCTTCGTCCCCCGCCGGGGCGTCCCCGTCGACTGGCTCGGCGCGGGGCTGATCTTCAGCGCGGCCAGTTCGATGATCGTGCTGCTGAGCCTGGGCGGCACGCAGTTCGACTGGAACTCGGTGCCGTCCTACGCCCTGGGCGCGGGCGCGCTCGTGCTGACCGTCGCGGCCGTCGCCGTGGAGCGGCGCGCCGCGGAGCCCATCATCCCCACCCGCCTGTTCCGGGACCGCACGTTCGTGCTCGCGTCGGTCGGGTCGATCGCCGTGGGCGTGATGATGTTCGGCCTCATCATCTACATGCCGCAGTACCTGCAGATGGTGCACGCCATGAGTCCCACGGTCTCCGGCATGATGACGCTGCCGCTGGTCGGGTCGTTCCTGGTCACCTCGATCGGCTCCGGGTTCGCGGTGAGCGGCTCGGGCCGCTGGCGGATCTACCCCGTGGCCGGCATGGCCCTGTGCGTCGCGGGCTTCGCGACCCTGAGCGTGGCGCACCTGGACCCCGGGCTGACGACGGTCGTCGCCGGCCAGGCGCTCGTGGGGCTCGGCTTCGGCCTGTGCATGCAGATCCTGCTGCTGGCCACCCAGAGCGCGCTGCCCAGCGCGGACCTGGCGTCGGGCACGGGCGCGATCACGTTCTTCCGCAACCTCGGCGGCGCCACCGGCGTGGCCGCGTTCGGCGCGGTGATGGTGTCCCGCCTCAACAGCGAACTGGCGGCGGCGGCCGCGGCGGCCCGGGACCGGGTCGCGGCCGGGAACGCGGACGGGAGCGGGGGCGACGCGGGCGCGCAGGCGCTCTCCACCGGGCTGGCCGAGGCCGCGGAGTCCGCCACGGGGTCGCCGGAGCTGGTGCACTCGCTGCCGGGACCGGTGCGCGACGTCATCGTCGGCGCCTTCGACCACGCCATGCAGGGCGTGTTCGTCACCGGG
- a CDS encoding TetR/AcrR family transcriptional regulator, with amino-acid sequence MDRPERTGGGAVPTRGRAVTRARILASAKELFTDEGYGAVSSRKIASHAGVNVALINRYFGAKSGLLAEILREDGVFPGLIEGDPATLSRRLAEHAVSRLYGEGTPLQRALDDSAGDPDLQAVYQGRLKTAMLDPLTAYLGRENASVHASLVAAVMLGLTRVRLIEGGTALRAHERSQLTDRIEAMLDLCLAEFGPTGED; translated from the coding sequence ATGGACCGTCCGGAGCGAACCGGAGGCGGCGCGGTGCCCACGCGCGGCCGTGCGGTCACGCGCGCCCGCATCCTGGCCAGCGCGAAGGAGCTGTTCACCGACGAGGGGTACGGCGCGGTCTCCTCCCGCAAGATCGCCTCGCACGCGGGCGTCAACGTGGCGCTCATCAACCGGTACTTCGGCGCCAAGAGCGGCCTGTTGGCCGAGATCCTGCGCGAGGACGGCGTCTTCCCCGGACTGATCGAGGGGGACCCCGCCACCCTCAGCCGCCGCCTCGCCGAGCACGCCGTGAGCCGCCTGTACGGCGAGGGGACCCCGCTGCAGCGGGCGCTGGACGACTCCGCCGGGGACCCCGACCTCCAGGCCGTCTACCAGGGGCGCCTCAAGACCGCCATGCTCGACCCCCTCACCGCCTACCTGGGCCGGGAGAACGCGTCCGTCCACGCCTCCCTGGTGGCGGCGGTCATGCTCGGCCTGACCAGGGTCCGCCTCATCGAGGGCGGCACGGCCCTGCGGGCGCACGAGCGGTCCCAGCTCACCGACCGGATCGAGGCCATGCTCGACCTGTGCCTGGCCGAGTTCGGTCCCACCGGCGAGGACTGA
- a CDS encoding SAM-dependent methyltransferase, translated as MHHENTGSHAHSLPEEMGADFWNERYRTKDRVWSGRPNRQLVAEAADLAPGRALDVGSGEGADSVWLAERGWRVTAVDISTVALERAAAHARERGDAVADRITWRQADLTGWAPPEAAFDLVSAQFMHLRPEPMARLVGALAAAVAPGGHLLIVGHHPADVANHVPRPPYPEMFYTAEDLVALLPDTGWSVVVGEARPNSQTLDGRVYEVHDAVLRVRRDPA; from the coding sequence ATGCACCACGAGAACACCGGGTCCCACGCGCACAGCCTGCCGGAGGAGATGGGCGCGGACTTCTGGAACGAGCGCTACCGGACCAAGGACCGGGTCTGGAGCGGCAGGCCCAACCGCCAGCTGGTGGCGGAGGCGGCGGACCTGGCGCCCGGCCGCGCCCTGGACGTGGGCAGCGGTGAGGGCGCCGACAGCGTCTGGCTGGCCGAGCGCGGATGGCGGGTGACCGCGGTCGACATCTCGACCGTGGCGCTGGAGCGGGCCGCGGCCCACGCCCGCGAACGCGGGGACGCGGTCGCCGACCGGATCACCTGGCGGCAGGCGGACCTGACCGGATGGGCCCCGCCCGAGGCCGCCTTCGACCTGGTGTCCGCGCAGTTCATGCACCTGCGCCCGGAGCCCATGGCCCGGCTCGTCGGCGCGCTGGCCGCCGCGGTGGCGCCCGGCGGACACCTGCTGATCGTGGGCCACCACCCGGCCGACGTGGCGAACCACGTGCCGAGGCCGCCGTACCCGGAGATGTTCTACACCGCCGAGGACCTCGTCGCCCTGCTGCCGGACACGGGCTGGTCGGTGGTCGTCGGCGAGGCGCGCCCGAACTCCCAGACCCTCGACGGCAGGGTCTACGAGGTCCACGACGCGGTGCTGCGCGTCCGCCGCGACCCGGCCTGA
- a CDS encoding N-acyl-D-amino-acid deacylase family protein, whose product MQPETVLTGGRVVDGTGGPARRADLVLRDGRVSHIAPPGRARSTGETVDVGGLVVAPGFIDMHAHSDLAILADPAHEAKTLQGVTLEVLGQDGLGYAPVTDGTVDEIRTQIAGWNGTPDLDHAWRGVGEYLDRVDRGAAVNAACLVPHGNVRMAVVGGQDRPPTEAETARMRAMIAEGMADGAHGLSTGLTYTPGMYATDDEIVDLLAPVRAGGGYYCPHHRNYGTRVVESYQECLDVARRAHVPLHLAHCHVNFPINRGRAPEVLDAIDEATVRYGLDVTLDSYPYQAGATYLGAPLPSWAQAGGTAATLERLRDGPTRARILHEIEVEGTDGNHGVPMDWSAIVVTGVADPSLSWAVGSAVADLAKSRGEEPGRVYADLLVADELRSGCLLQVGNEENIRTIMRHSSHTAGSDGILVGDRPHPRGWGTFPRYLGHYVRELEVLTLEECVRHLTSRPARRLGLTDRGAVHLGAIADLVVFDPDTVAAGATYEEPRRAPVGIEHVLVAGEFTVRDGRRTDRLPGRSVRSGASVHRANL is encoded by the coding sequence GTGCAGCCCGAGACCGTACTCACCGGCGGCCGCGTGGTGGACGGCACCGGGGGCCCCGCCCGCCGTGCCGACCTCGTCCTGCGGGACGGCCGCGTCAGCCACATCGCGCCGCCCGGACGCGCACGGAGCACCGGCGAGACCGTGGACGTGGGCGGGCTGGTCGTCGCGCCCGGCTTCATCGACATGCACGCCCACTCCGACCTGGCCATCCTCGCCGACCCCGCGCACGAGGCCAAGACGCTCCAGGGCGTCACGCTGGAGGTCCTCGGCCAGGACGGCCTCGGCTACGCGCCCGTCACCGACGGCACCGTGGACGAGATCCGCACCCAGATCGCGGGCTGGAACGGCACCCCCGACCTCGACCACGCCTGGCGCGGTGTCGGCGAGTACCTGGACCGTGTCGACCGGGGCGCGGCCGTCAACGCCGCCTGCCTCGTGCCGCACGGCAACGTGCGCATGGCGGTGGTGGGCGGCCAGGACCGGCCGCCCACGGAGGCCGAGACGGCGCGCATGCGGGCGATGATCGCCGAGGGGATGGCCGACGGTGCGCACGGGCTGTCCACGGGGCTCACCTACACGCCCGGGATGTACGCGACCGACGACGAGATCGTCGACCTCCTGGCGCCGGTGCGCGCCGGGGGCGGCTACTACTGCCCCCACCACCGCAACTACGGCACCCGGGTCGTGGAGTCCTACCAGGAGTGCCTGGACGTCGCCCGCCGCGCCCACGTCCCGCTGCACCTGGCGCACTGCCACGTCAACTTCCCGATCAACCGCGGCCGCGCGCCGGAGGTGCTCGACGCCATCGACGAGGCCACCGTCCGCTACGGCCTCGACGTCACCCTGGACAGCTACCCCTACCAGGCCGGCGCCACCTACCTGGGCGCCCCGTTGCCGAGCTGGGCGCAGGCGGGCGGCACCGCCGCCACGCTGGAGCGGCTGCGCGACGGGCCCACACGCGCGCGGATCCTGCACGAGATCGAGGTGGAGGGGACCGACGGCAACCACGGCGTTCCGATGGACTGGTCCGCGATCGTGGTCACCGGCGTCGCGGACCCGTCGCTGTCCTGGGCGGTGGGGTCGGCCGTCGCGGACCTGGCGAAGAGCCGCGGGGAGGAGCCCGGCCGGGTCTACGCCGACCTGCTCGTCGCGGACGAGCTGCGCAGCGGGTGCCTGCTCCAGGTCGGCAACGAGGAGAACATCCGTACCATCATGCGGCACAGCTCCCACACGGCGGGGAGCGACGGCATCCTCGTCGGCGACAGGCCGCACCCGCGCGGCTGGGGCACCTTCCCCCGCTACCTCGGCCACTACGTGCGCGAGCTGGAGGTCCTGACCCTGGAGGAGTGCGTGCGGCACCTCACCTCCCGGCCCGCGCGCCGCCTGGGGCTGACCGACCGTGGAGCCGTCCACCTCGGCGCGATCGCCGACCTGGTGGTCTTCGACCCGGACACGGTCGCGGCGGGCGCCACCTACGAGGAACCGCGCCGCGCGCCGGTGGGCATCGAGCACGTGCTGGTGGCGGGGGAGTTCACGGTCCGGGACGGTCGGCGCACCGACCGCCTCCCGGGGCGCTCGGTCCGGTCGGGCGCCTCGGTCCACCGCGCCAACCTCTGA